One region of Nothobranchius furzeri strain GRZ-AD chromosome 16, NfurGRZ-RIMD1, whole genome shotgun sequence genomic DNA includes:
- the cdc42ep1a gene encoding cdc42 effector protein 1 → MNLQEKLSGLKGLVSHSHSKRRFKGDLTVDMISPPLGDFRHTMHVGRGGDVFGDTSFLSNHGGTANGSSEETDSVTSPDNKIGAFFSRTLRQIRRGSDNRPREGSKDLSPPPPSISPIIKNAISLPRLDVDLSNGRPTTRVLFPSSQNTPEEKKSSYGVESGFVTLPRLSRSERQQPPVSITSCSANVHRGSLTDPTDAILSTCSTSFVGSEPTRTTAYSDSLPSLTSLDTFTFDLGPSLMSEVFSLINGHLEEGLPTLDGEEVVGSREGSKMGMATFSHMDSLLKQDCGSGRSLHAADHEEEDEIMVNRVGFSGKVPDVLMGSPERIGMEMERFRSATSVLARHYGVGLRKGQNGMERGEPELVVLSQPKNKLSYSFMDDEDEIKV, encoded by the exons ATGAATCTTCAGGAGAAGTTGTCGGGCCTTAAGGGTCTGGTGTCACACTCCCACAGCAAGCGCCGTTTCAAAGGGGACCTCACAGTGGACATGATTAGTCCTCCTCTGGGGGACTTCCGCCACACCATGCACGTAGGCCGCGGCGGAGACGTGTTTGGGGACACCTCCTTCCTGAGCAACCACGGTGGGACGGCCAACGGAAGCAGTGAGGAGACAGATTCTGTCACTTCACCGGACAACAAGATCGGAGCGTTCTTCTCCAGGACGCTCCGGCAGATAAGGAGAGGCTCTGACAATCGACCCAGAGAGGGGTCAAAGGACCTGTCCCCACCACCGCCGTCCATTTCTCCCATCATTAAGAACGCCATCTCCCTCCCCAGACTGGATGTGGACCTGTCCAACGGGAGGCCCACCACCAGAGTGCTGTTCCCCAGCTCTCAGAACACaccagaggagaagaaaagctctTACG GTGTGGAGTCGGGTTTTGTCACGCTGCCTCGTCTCTCTCGCTCTGAGCGCCAGCAGCCACCCGTCTCCATCACCAGCTGCTCTGCCAACGTCCATCGAGGCTCTCTGACCGACCCAACCGATGCCATCTTATCCACTTGCTCCACCTCCTTTGTGGGCTCCGAGCCCACACGCACCACCGCCTACTCCGACTCCTTGCCCTCTCTCACCTCCCTGGACACCTTCACCTTTGACCTCGGCCCCTCTCTGATGAGCGAGGTATTCAGCCTGATCAACGGCCACCTGGAAGAAGGCCTCCCCACTTTAGACGGAGAGGAGGTGGTTGGATCCAGAGAAGGATCCAAAATGGGCATGGCTactttttcacacatggattcgtTGCTGAAGCAGGATTGTGGGAGTGGGAGGAGCCTGCACGCTGCTGACCATGAAGAGGAGGATGAAATCATGGTGAACAGAGTTGGGTTCTCTGGTAAAGTCCCAGATGTGCTCATGGGGTCTCCTGAACGTATTGGGATGGAGATGGAGCGGTTCCGAAGTGCTACAAGTGTTCTCGCACGCCACTACGGGGTTGGCCTGCGAAAGGGACAGAACGGGATGGAGCGTGGAGAACCGGAGTTGGTGGTCCTGAGCCAGCCGAAGAACAAACTGTCCTACAGCTTCATGGACGATGAGGATGAAATCAAAGTCTGA
- the sh3bp1 gene encoding SH3 domain-binding protein 1 isoform X2, with protein MMLRQSLSIFKQLGSVTNRSQDATDLLHEDLVVVEQRVEPAKKAAQVLHKKLQGCMQSQPGLEAEKRMKKLPLMLLSISMAESLKDFDAESSIRRVLEMCCFMEKMLANMLADFEMKVEKEVVEPLNKLSEEDLPEILKNKKQFAKLTTDWNNARIRSQASTGPQAKQDGLREELEEAWRRLESIKDQYSADLYHFATKENDYANYFIRLLELQAEYHKNSHDFLDKTISELKENHSQNEPALSLSNQKVYGEPLLSHLSQSSREIAAPIQECIQMLLETGMREEGLFRLAAAATVVKRLKICLDQGTVDHSEFSMDPHAVAGALKCYLRELPEPLMTFELYNDWFKAAGEKDLTEKLEKFRDLLQKLPPDNYNNLRYLIQFLSLLSEQQAVNKMTPSNIAIVLGPNLLWPQAEGEAALFDMAAASSVQVVTVVEPLIQYSSSLFPEAESFEIPDPPEVLDPPAPATQAFFSEKEILSRTVSSPSSTASSCCSSFHLPVSKTNSTASQDSGTFSLVKSGSVGSRSASTTWVSSAAETAPSAQQNPATSSSSSRESSTTQPSSNQIPPPPLRAAGSPAPNPTHRRSSTQSQNSDQGQLEPILEAPPDSPRAVMITTPYKRHVVICGGNRSTRRKPTHAWGEHATPRRKATAEFRTCDLRVARQQC; from the exons ATGATGCTCCGGCAGTCTCTGAGCATCTTCAAGCAGCTCGGATCAGTGACAAA CAGGTCACAAGATGCCACAGACCTTCTACACGAAGACCTTGTTGTG GTGGAGCAGCGGGTGGAGCCGGCCAAGAAGGCAGCTCAGGTCCTCCATAAGAAGCTGCAAGGCTGCATGCAGAGTCAGCCGGGGCTGGAGGCTGAGAAAAGAATG AAAAAGCTTCCTCTGATGCTGCTGTCTATCAGCATGGCTGAAAGCCTCAAAGACTTTGATGCAGAGTCCTCAATCAG GAGAGTCCTGGAGATGTGCTGCTTCATGGAGAAGATGCTAGCCAACATGCTGGCAGACTTTGAGATGAAGGTGGAGAAGGAAGTGGTGGAGCCACTCAATAAGCTCAGTGAG GAGGATTTACCAGAGATTCTGAAGAACAAGAAGCAGTTTGCAAAGCTGACTACAGACTGGAACAATGCCAGAATCAG gagTCAGGCTAGCACTGGCCCACAGGCAAAGCAGGATGGGCTCAGGGAGGAATTGGAAGAAGCATGGAGGAGGTTAGAGAGTATCAAG GACCAATACTCTGCTGACCTGTATCACTTTGCAACTAAAGAAAACGACTACGCTAACTATTTCATCCGT CTTCTTGAGCTGCAGGCAGAATACCACAAAAACTCTCACGATTTCCTGGACAAAACCATCAGCGAGCTCAAAGAGAACCACAGTCAGAATG AGCCAGCACTAAGCCTCTCCAACCAGAAGGTCTACGGGGAACCTCTACTCTCACATCTGTCTCAGAGCAGCAGAGAGATCGCTGCTCCCATCCAGGAGTGCATCCAGATGCTGCTGGAAACAGGAATGAGAGAAGAG GGTTTGTTTCGGCTTGCAGCAGCAGCCACCGTGGTGAAGAGGCTGAAGATCTGCTTGGATCAGGGAACGGTGGACCACAGCGAGTTCAGCATGGACCCTCACGCTGTCGCCG GAGCCCTGAAGTGTTATCTTCGAGAGCTTCCCGAACCCCTGATGACCTTTGAACTCTACAACGATTGGTTCAAAgcagcagg GGAAAAGGACCTGACAGAGAAGCTGGAGAAGTTCAGAGACTTACTACAGAAGCTGCCACCTGACAACTACAACAACCTCAG GTACCTGATCCAGTTCTTGTCTCTGCTGTCTGAGCAGCAGGCGGTAAACAAAATGACTCCCAGTAACATCGCCATCGTGCTGGGGCCCAACCTGCTCTGGCCACAAGCTGAGGG AGAAGCTGCTCTGTTCGACATGGCTGCAGCCTCTTCGGTGCAGGTGGTGACTGTCGTCGAGCCTCTCATCCAGTACAGCTCCAGTCTGTTTCCTGAAG CTGAATCCTTTGAGATCCCAGACCCCCCTGAGGTCCTGGACCCTCCTGCTCCTGCTACACAAGCTTTCTTCTCAGAGAAGGAAATACTGAGCAGAACCGTTTCTTCCCCATCATCCAcagcctcctcctgctgctcctctttTCACCTCCCTGTCTCTAAAACAAACAG CACAGCCTCTCAGGACAGCGGCACCTTCTCCCTGGTGAAGTCCGGTTCAGTGGGCAGCCGCAGCGCTAGCACCACCTGGGTAAGCTCTGCAGCTGAGACGGCACCATCAGCCCAGCAGAACCCCGCGACCAGCAGCTCATCCTCCCGGGAGTCCAGCACCACTCAGCCGTCATCTAACCAGATCCCGCCCCCGCCTCTCAGAGCCGCGGGGTCACCGGCTCCAAACCCGACTCACAGGAGGAGTTCCACCCAGAGCCAGAACTCAGATCAGGGTCAGCTGGAGCCAATTCTGGAGGCCCCGCCTGATTCGCCCAGAGCAGTGATGATCACCACGCCGTATAAAC ggcatgttgtgatctgtgggggaaaccggagtacccggagaaaacccacgcatgcatggggagaacacgcaactccacgcagaaaggccacagccgagtttcgaacctgcgaccttcgtgttgcgaggcaacagtgctaa
- the sh3bp1 gene encoding SH3 domain-binding protein 1 isoform X1: MMLRQSLSIFKQLGSVTNRSQDATDLLHEDLVVVEQRVEPAKKAAQVLHKKLQGCMQSQPGLEAEKRMKKLPLMLLSISMAESLKDFDAESSIRRVLEMCCFMEKMLANMLADFEMKVEKEVVEPLNKLSEEDLPEILKNKKQFAKLTTDWNNARIRSQASTGPQAKQDGLREELEEAWRRLESIKDQYSADLYHFATKENDYANYFIRLLELQAEYHKNSHDFLDKTISELKENHSQNEPALSLSNQKVYGEPLLSHLSQSSREIAAPIQECIQMLLETGMREEGLFRLAAAATVVKRLKICLDQGTVDHSEFSMDPHAVAGALKCYLRELPEPLMTFELYNDWFKAAGEKDLTEKLEKFRDLLQKLPPDNYNNLRYLIQFLSLLSEQQAVNKMTPSNIAIVLGPNLLWPQAEGEAALFDMAAASSVQVVTVVEPLIQYSSSLFPEAESFEIPDPPEVLDPPAPATQAFFSEKEILSRTVSSPSSTASSCCSSFHLPVSKTNSTASQDSGTFSLVKSGSVGSRSASTTWVSSAAETAPSAQQNPATSSSSSRESSTTQPSSNQIPPPPLRAAGSPAPNPTHRRSSTQSQNSDQGQLEPILEAPPDSPRAVMITTPYKPKRTFNLTKGNQTNEQATVQYSKPRAPGPPKVQAPPPPTTAPALTPTAAACEETTPFPKPAPRASQTNVKKPPPRKAGARAPKCPPPLPPPSQPKQVPSVAQ; the protein is encoded by the exons ATGATGCTCCGGCAGTCTCTGAGCATCTTCAAGCAGCTCGGATCAGTGACAAA CAGGTCACAAGATGCCACAGACCTTCTACACGAAGACCTTGTTGTG GTGGAGCAGCGGGTGGAGCCGGCCAAGAAGGCAGCTCAGGTCCTCCATAAGAAGCTGCAAGGCTGCATGCAGAGTCAGCCGGGGCTGGAGGCTGAGAAAAGAATG AAAAAGCTTCCTCTGATGCTGCTGTCTATCAGCATGGCTGAAAGCCTCAAAGACTTTGATGCAGAGTCCTCAATCAG GAGAGTCCTGGAGATGTGCTGCTTCATGGAGAAGATGCTAGCCAACATGCTGGCAGACTTTGAGATGAAGGTGGAGAAGGAAGTGGTGGAGCCACTCAATAAGCTCAGTGAG GAGGATTTACCAGAGATTCTGAAGAACAAGAAGCAGTTTGCAAAGCTGACTACAGACTGGAACAATGCCAGAATCAG gagTCAGGCTAGCACTGGCCCACAGGCAAAGCAGGATGGGCTCAGGGAGGAATTGGAAGAAGCATGGAGGAGGTTAGAGAGTATCAAG GACCAATACTCTGCTGACCTGTATCACTTTGCAACTAAAGAAAACGACTACGCTAACTATTTCATCCGT CTTCTTGAGCTGCAGGCAGAATACCACAAAAACTCTCACGATTTCCTGGACAAAACCATCAGCGAGCTCAAAGAGAACCACAGTCAGAATG AGCCAGCACTAAGCCTCTCCAACCAGAAGGTCTACGGGGAACCTCTACTCTCACATCTGTCTCAGAGCAGCAGAGAGATCGCTGCTCCCATCCAGGAGTGCATCCAGATGCTGCTGGAAACAGGAATGAGAGAAGAG GGTTTGTTTCGGCTTGCAGCAGCAGCCACCGTGGTGAAGAGGCTGAAGATCTGCTTGGATCAGGGAACGGTGGACCACAGCGAGTTCAGCATGGACCCTCACGCTGTCGCCG GAGCCCTGAAGTGTTATCTTCGAGAGCTTCCCGAACCCCTGATGACCTTTGAACTCTACAACGATTGGTTCAAAgcagcagg GGAAAAGGACCTGACAGAGAAGCTGGAGAAGTTCAGAGACTTACTACAGAAGCTGCCACCTGACAACTACAACAACCTCAG GTACCTGATCCAGTTCTTGTCTCTGCTGTCTGAGCAGCAGGCGGTAAACAAAATGACTCCCAGTAACATCGCCATCGTGCTGGGGCCCAACCTGCTCTGGCCACAAGCTGAGGG AGAAGCTGCTCTGTTCGACATGGCTGCAGCCTCTTCGGTGCAGGTGGTGACTGTCGTCGAGCCTCTCATCCAGTACAGCTCCAGTCTGTTTCCTGAAG CTGAATCCTTTGAGATCCCAGACCCCCCTGAGGTCCTGGACCCTCCTGCTCCTGCTACACAAGCTTTCTTCTCAGAGAAGGAAATACTGAGCAGAACCGTTTCTTCCCCATCATCCAcagcctcctcctgctgctcctctttTCACCTCCCTGTCTCTAAAACAAACAG CACAGCCTCTCAGGACAGCGGCACCTTCTCCCTGGTGAAGTCCGGTTCAGTGGGCAGCCGCAGCGCTAGCACCACCTGGGTAAGCTCTGCAGCTGAGACGGCACCATCAGCCCAGCAGAACCCCGCGACCAGCAGCTCATCCTCCCGGGAGTCCAGCACCACTCAGCCGTCATCTAACCAGATCCCGCCCCCGCCTCTCAGAGCCGCGGGGTCACCGGCTCCAAACCCGACTCACAGGAGGAGTTCCACCCAGAGCCAGAACTCAGATCAGGGTCAGCTGGAGCCAATTCTGGAGGCCCCGCCTGATTCGCCCAGAGCAGTGATGATCACCACGCCGTATAAAC CAAAGAGAACTTTCAACTTAACAAAAGGGAACCAAACTAATGAGCAGGCGACGGTCCAGTACTCCAAACCGAGAGCCCCTGGACCGCCCAAGGTTCAGGCCCCGCCACCACCCACCACAGCCCCAGCTTTAACCCCAACAGCAGCAGCTTGTGAGGAAACAACGCCCTTCCCCAAGCCTGCGCCCAGAGCTTCTCAGACCAACGTCAAAAAGCCTCCGCCCAGAAAAGCTGGAGCCAGAGCACCAAAATGTCCTCCACCACTTCCCCCTCCATCACAGCCCAAGCAGGTTCCTTCTGTAGCGCAGTGA